One part of the Phragmites australis chromosome 3, lpPhrAust1.1, whole genome shotgun sequence genome encodes these proteins:
- the LOC133911218 gene encoding uncharacterized protein LOC133911218 has product MVRCTHALLLVLALACVALVYKRAAMLPWALHGAEPRGHDKKTMAITGGQEVPGRAAYGDGAAVGNDGVGPASGAAPRLKLARRLLLGTKGGEDSAAGPSCHSNNVHINCTPPSPH; this is encoded by the coding sequence ATGGTACGGTGCACGCACGCGTTGCTCCTCGTGCTTGCTCTCGCCTGCGTCGCCCTTGTCTACAAGCGCGCAGCGATGTTGCCTTGGGCGCTGCACGGCGCTGAACCGCGCGGCCACGACAAGAAGACCATGGCGATCACGGGGGGGCAGGAGGTTCCCGGTCGTGCAGCGTACGGCGATGGCGCGGCGGTGGGTAACGATGGCGTTGGGCCAGCGAGCGGAGCGGCGCCGCGGTTGAAGCTTGCGCGGCGGCTTCTGCTGGGGACCAAGGGCGGCGAGGACTCGGCGGCCGGGCCCTCGTGCCACTCCAACAACGTGCACATCAACTGCACCCCGCCGTCGCCGCACTGA
- the LOC133913162 gene encoding GPN-loop GTPase 3-like isoform X1 — protein sequence MLRVACSNPFLMLPSTYCSSLYDHCETMGRTIHLVNLNPAAERFNYPVDTDIRELISLDDVMEELGMGPNGGLIYCMEHLEDSLDDWLHEQLENYLDDDYLVFDCPGQIELFTHVPVLRNFVEHLKRKNFNVCALYLLDSQFVSDVTKYTSGCMASLSAMIQLELPHINILSKMDLVSNKKDVEEYLDPNAQVLLSQLNRQMAPQFGKLNKCLAELVDDYNMVNFIPLDLRKESSIHMCYHTSTIASSMGKTRM from the exons ATGCTGAGAGTGGCTTGTTCTAATCCGTTCTTGATGCTGCCGTCGACATACTGCTCCAGTTTGTACGACCATTGCGAGACCATGGGCAGGACAATTCATTTAGTCAATCTCAATCCAGCTGCAGAGCGCTTCAACTATCCTGTAGATACGG ATATTAGGGAGCTCATATCATTGGATGATGTTATGGAGGAGCTTGGGATGGGACCAAATGGTGGCCTTATCTATTGTATGGA ACACCTTGAAGACAGTTTGGATGATTGGTTGCATGAACAGTTAGAGAACTATTTGGATGATGACTATCTTGTCTTCGATTGCCCTG GCCAGATCGAACTCTTCACTCATGTCCCAGTTCTGCGTAACTTTGTCGAACATCTGAAACGGAAAAATTTCAATGTTTGCGCTTTATACCTTCTTGATTCGCAG TTTGTCAGTGATGTAACAAAATATACCAGTGGTTGCATGGCTTCTCTTTCTGCCATGATTCAGCTTGAACTTCCTCACATCAACATTCTTTCAAAAATGGATCTGGTCTCCAACAAAAAAGATGTAGAAGA GTATCTGGACCCAAATGCACAGGTTCTTCTGTCACAGCTGAATCGACAGATGGCACCTCAGTTTGGCAAGTTGAACAAGTGTTTAGCTGAACTG GTTGATGAttacaacatggtgaatttCATACCACTTGACTTGAGAAAGGAGAGCAG tatACATATGTGCTATCATACATCGACAATTGCATCCAGTATGGGGAAGACGCGGATGTGA
- the LOC133913162 gene encoding GPN-loop GTPase 3-like isoform X3 has protein sequence MLRVACSNPFLMLPSTYCSSLYDHCETMGRTIHLVNLNPAAERFNYPVDTDIRELISLDDVMEELGMGPNGGLIYCMEHLEDSLDDWLHEQLENYLDDDYLVFDCPGQIELFTHVPVLRNFVEHLKRKNFNVCALYLLDSQFVSDVTKYTSGCMASLSAMIQLELPHINILSKMDLVSNKKDVEEYLDPNAQVLLSQLNRQMAPQFGKLNKCLAELVDDYNMVNFIPLDLRKESSYTYVLSYIDNCIQYGEDADVKVRDLDPEEDDSSFDPIGSAN, from the exons ATGCTGAGAGTGGCTTGTTCTAATCCGTTCTTGATGCTGCCGTCGACATACTGCTCCAGTTTGTACGACCATTGCGAGACCATGGGCAGGACAATTCATTTAGTCAATCTCAATCCAGCTGCAGAGCGCTTCAACTATCCTGTAGATACGG ATATTAGGGAGCTCATATCATTGGATGATGTTATGGAGGAGCTTGGGATGGGACCAAATGGTGGCCTTATCTATTGTATGGA ACACCTTGAAGACAGTTTGGATGATTGGTTGCATGAACAGTTAGAGAACTATTTGGATGATGACTATCTTGTCTTCGATTGCCCTG GCCAGATCGAACTCTTCACTCATGTCCCAGTTCTGCGTAACTTTGTCGAACATCTGAAACGGAAAAATTTCAATGTTTGCGCTTTATACCTTCTTGATTCGCAG TTTGTCAGTGATGTAACAAAATATACCAGTGGTTGCATGGCTTCTCTTTCTGCCATGATTCAGCTTGAACTTCCTCACATCAACATTCTTTCAAAAATGGATCTGGTCTCCAACAAAAAAGATGTAGAAGA GTATCTGGACCCAAATGCACAGGTTCTTCTGTCACAGCTGAATCGACAGATGGCACCTCAGTTTGGCAAGTTGAACAAGTGTTTAGCTGAACTG GTTGATGAttacaacatggtgaatttCATACCACTTGACTTGAGAAAGGAGAGCAG T tatACATATGTGCTATCATACATCGACAATTGCATCCAGTATGGGGAAGACGCGGATGTGAAGGTTAGGGACTTAGATCCTGAGGAGGACGACTCGTCATTTGATCCTATAGGAAGTGCAAACTAG
- the LOC133913162 gene encoding GPN-loop GTPase 3-like isoform X2 gives MGRTIHLVNLNPAAERFNYPVDTDIRELISLDDVMEELGMGPNGGLIYCMEHLEDSLDDWLHEQLENYLDDDYLVFDCPGQIELFTHVPVLRNFVEHLKRKNFNVCALYLLDSQFVSDVTKYTSGCMASLSAMIQLELPHINILSKMDLVSNKKDVEEYLDPNAQVLLSQLNRQMAPQFGKLNKCLAELVDDYNMVNFIPLDLRKESSIHMCYHTSTIASSMGKTRM, from the exons ATGGGCAGGACAATTCATTTAGTCAATCTCAATCCAGCTGCAGAGCGCTTCAACTATCCTGTAGATACGG ATATTAGGGAGCTCATATCATTGGATGATGTTATGGAGGAGCTTGGGATGGGACCAAATGGTGGCCTTATCTATTGTATGGA ACACCTTGAAGACAGTTTGGATGATTGGTTGCATGAACAGTTAGAGAACTATTTGGATGATGACTATCTTGTCTTCGATTGCCCTG GCCAGATCGAACTCTTCACTCATGTCCCAGTTCTGCGTAACTTTGTCGAACATCTGAAACGGAAAAATTTCAATGTTTGCGCTTTATACCTTCTTGATTCGCAG TTTGTCAGTGATGTAACAAAATATACCAGTGGTTGCATGGCTTCTCTTTCTGCCATGATTCAGCTTGAACTTCCTCACATCAACATTCTTTCAAAAATGGATCTGGTCTCCAACAAAAAAGATGTAGAAGA GTATCTGGACCCAAATGCACAGGTTCTTCTGTCACAGCTGAATCGACAGATGGCACCTCAGTTTGGCAAGTTGAACAAGTGTTTAGCTGAACTG GTTGATGAttacaacatggtgaatttCATACCACTTGACTTGAGAAAGGAGAGCAG tatACATATGTGCTATCATACATCGACAATTGCATCCAGTATGGGGAAGACGCGGATGTGA
- the LOC133913163 gene encoding probable phosphoribosylformylglycinamidine synthase, chloroplastic/mitochondrial, with the protein MASPGEMTASNLLRIQGLPGNMGKRYGFIAARSFRSRRLQMAQHCFHQQHLCWPSIQRVTVPNIPLLPAPCAIASKGFDSPLVEKSDTEIDVGIIHLYRKPFLQESETMELLRKVKAKVSANIVDIMTEQCFNIQLDNLLTPEKLTTLHWLLAETYEPEKLQTGSFLEEEVSKSSHAVIVEVGPRMTFSTAFSTNAVSICKSLSLVEVTRLERSRRYLLRLEPGSNPLDESQLSEFAALVHDRMTECVYRNKLTSFQSDIVPEPVCVIPVIERGKEALEEINVKMGLAFDEQDIDYYTHLFRDDIKRNPTTVELFDIAQSNSEHSRHWFFNGKLVVGGEAMPKTLFQLVKSPLKANPNNSVIGFKDNSSAIKGFPVNHLRPTIPGSTSPLSIMMRELDILFTAETHNFPCAVAPYPGAETGAGGRIRDTHATGKGSFVVASTAGYCVGNLRIDHSYAPWEDPSFSYPVNLAPPLQILIDASDGASDYGNKFGEPLIQGYTRNFGMRLLNGERREWLKPIMFSGAIGQIDHAHISKGDPEIGMLVVKIGGPAYRIGMGGGAASSMVSGQNDAELDFNAVQRGDAEMAQKLYRVVRACAEMGESNPIISIHDQGAGGNCNVVKEIIYPKGAEIDIRSIVVGDHTLSVLEIWGAEYQEQDALLVKPESRSLLESLCERERVSMAVIGKIDGCGKIVLIDSAAVEHAKLNGLPPPTPVEELELEKVLGDMPQKTFEFKRVSQATEPLDIAPGVTLMDALKRVLRLPSVCSKRFLTTKVDRCVTGLVAQQQTVGPLQLPLADVAVIAQTYTDLTGGACSIGEQPIKGLLNPKAMARLAVGEALTNLVWAKVTSLADIKASGNWMYAAKLDGEGADMYDAAVALADCMIELGIAIDGGKDSLSMAAQCDGEVVKAPGNLVISTYVTCPDVTLTVTPDLKLGKDGVLLHIDLAKGKRRLGGSALAQAFDQIGNDCPDIDDVSYLKKIFEAIQELLSQRLISAGHDISDGGLIVSVLEMAFAGNCGINLDIDLGNRNLLEALFAEELGLVIEVHSKYLSVVKQKLEAACISTNVIGKVTTSPEIEVHVDGNLHLKEKTSDLRDLWEELSFQLEELQRLKSCVKLEKEGLKSRTSPSWSLTFTPKFTDEKLLIASSKPKVAIIREEGSNGDREMAAAFYAAGFEPWDITMSDLLAGKSSLEEFRGIAFVGGFSYADVLDSAKGWAASIRFNQPLIQQFQDFYHRPDTFSLGVCNGCQLMALLGWVPGSDVGGSLGTGGDMSQPRFIHNESGRFECRFTSVSIGDSPAIMFNGMEGSTLGVWSAHGEGRAFFPDENVLATVVKSNLAPVRYCDDANNITETYPFNPNGSPLGIAALCSPDGRHLAMMPHPERCFMMWQYPWYPKEWQVEKSGPSPWLRMFQNAREWCS; encoded by the exons ATGGCGTCACCTGGTGAAATGACGGCTAGCAATCTGTTACGCATCCAAGGTTTACCTGGGAATATG GGAAAAAGATATGGTTTCATTGCTGCCAGAAGTTTTAGATCGAGAAGGTTGCAAATGGCTCAACACTGCTTTCATCAACAGCATCTTTGTTGGCCAAGTATTCAAAGAGTTACAGTTCCTAATATCCCATTGCTGCCTGCTCCTTGTGCCATTGCATCCAAGGGGTTTGACAGTCCATTGGTTGAGAAATCTGATACTGAAATAGATGTTGGAATTATACACTTGTATCGTAAACCATTTCTTCAAGAAAGTGAGACCATGGAGTTGCTCAGGAAAGTGAAGGCAAAGGTTTCTGCTAATATTGTTGATATCATGACAGAGCAGTGCTTCAACATTCAATTGGACAATCTACTAACGCCTGAGAAGCTCACAACACTTCATTGGCTCTTAGCAGAAACTTATGAACCTGAGAAGTTACAAACAGGGAGCTTTTTGGAGGAGGAAGTCTCTAAAAGTTCTCATGCTGTCATTGTTGAGGTTGGTCCCCGGATGACGTTTTCAACAGCATTCTCGACCAATGCTGTCTCAATTTGCAAATCTCTCTCATTGGTGGAAGTGACTCGTCTGGAGAGGTCAAGAAGATACCTTTTGCGCCTTGAGCCTGGTAGCAACCCACTTGATGAAAGTCAACTCAGTGAGTTTGCTGCTTTGGTTCATGATAGAATGACGGAGTGTGTTTATCGCAACAAGCTCACATCATTTCAGTCAGATATAGTTCCTGAACCCGTCTGTGTTATACCGGTCATTGAAAGAGGGAAAGAAGCATTGGAGGAAATAAATGTGAAGATGGGGCTTGCTTTCGATGAACAAGATATTGACTACTATACCCACCTCTTCAGAGATGATATCAAACGCAACCCAACCACTGTGGAACTTTTTGATATTGCACAATCCAATAGTGAACATAGCAGGCATTGGTTTTTTAATGGAAAGCTTGTAGTAGGTGGAGAAGCCATGCCAAAAACTTTGTTCCAGTTAGTGAAGAGTCCCCTGAAGGCCAACCCCAATAACTCAGTCATTGGATTCAAGGATAACTCAAGTGCAATAAAAGGATTTCCAGTAAACCATCTACGTCCAACGATTCCGGGTTCCACTTCACCATTATCCATTATGATGCGTGAACTTGACATTTTATTCACAGCAGAAACCCATAATTTCCCATGTGCTGTGGCACCTTACCCAGGAGCCGAGACAGGTGCAGGTGGTCGTATAAGAGACACACATGCCACTGGAAAGggttcttttgttgttgcttcCACTGCCGGTTATTGTGTTGGTAATCTTCGGATTGACCATTCCTATGCACCCTGGGAGGATCCATCCTTTTCATACCCTGTAAATTTGGCCCCTCCTTTGCAAATTCTTATTGATGCTAGTGACGGTGCGTCTGACTATGGGAACAAGTTTGGTGAGCCTCTAATTCAGGGATATACCAGAAATTTCGGCATGAGGTTGCTAAATGGGGAGCGGCGTGAATGGCTGAAACCAATAATGTTCAGTGGAGCAATTGGACAAATTGATCATGCACATATATCAAAGGGTGATCCAGAAATTGGCATGTTAGTAGTGAAGATTGGTGGTCCAGCATACAGAATCGGtatgggtggtggtgctgcTTCAAGTATGGTTAGTGGCCAGAATGATGCAGAGCTTGATTTCAATGCAGTGCAGCGTGGAGATGCTGAGATGGCACAGAAATTGTATCGCGTGGTTAGGGCATGTGCAGAAATGGGAGAGAGCAATCCCATAATCAGCATTCATGATCAGGGAGCAGGAGGAAATTGCAATGTTGTGAAAGAAATAATCTATCCTAAGGGTGCTGAAATTGATATCCGTTCGATTGTTGTTGGTGATCATACGCTGTCGGTCTTGGAGATATGGGGTGCTGAGTATCAGGAACAAGATGCTCTACTAGTGAAACCTGAGAGCAGAAGCCTGTTGGAGTCGCTTTGTGAAAGGGAAAGGGTTTCAATGGCTGTCATTGGGAAAATTGATGGCTGTGGAAAGATTGTTTTGATTGATAGTGCTGCTGTGGAGCATGCCAAGTTGAATGGCCTCCCTCCTCCAACCCCTGTTGAAGAACTTGAGCTTGAAAAAGTTCTAGGAGATATGCCTCAAAAGACCTTTGAATTCAAGCGAGTTTCTCAAGCCACCGAGCCTTTGGACATTGCACCTGGGGTAACACTAATGGATGCTCTAAAGCGAGTATTGAGGCTCCCCTCTGTATGTTCAAAGCGTTTCTTGACCACAAAGGTTGACAGGTGTGTGACAGGTCTTGTTGCACAACAGCAGACAGTTGGGCCTCTCCAACTTCCGCTTGCTGATGTGGCTGTGATTGCACAGACGTACACAGACCTAACAGGTGGTGCTTGCAGCATTGGAGAACAACCAATAAAGGGTTTGCTTAATCCTAAGGCCATGGCCAGACTTGCTGTTGGGGAGGCCCTGACTAATCTGGTTTGGGCTAAGGTTACATCGCTTGCTGATATCAAAGCAAGTGGGAATTGGATGTACGCAGCAAAGCTTGATGGAGAAGGTGCAGATATGTATGATGCAGCTGTTGCATTAGCTGATTGCATGATTGAACTTGGTATTGCAATAGATGGGGGAAAAGACAGTCTTTCCATGGCAGCTCAATGTGATGGTGAGGTTGTCAAGGCTCCCGGAAATCTGGTCATCAGTACTTACGTGACATGTCCTGATGTAACATTGACAGTAACCCCTGATTTGAAGCTCGGTAAGGATGGAGTTCTGCTGCACATTGACCTTGCTAAAGGAAAGCGCCGGCTTGGTGGTTCTGCTCTTGCTCAGGCATTTGATCAAATTGGAAATGACTGTCCGGACATTGATGATGTTTCCTACTTGAAGAAAATTTTTGAGGCCATTCAGGAATTGCTCAGCCAACGTCTTATTTCAGCAGGCCATGACATAAGTGATGGTGGTCTTATTGTGAGTGTTCTTGAGATGGCATTTGCTGGTAATTGTGGTATTAACCTGGACATAGACTTGGGAAATAGAAACCTTCTTGAAGCACTCTTTGCGGAGGAGCTTGGCCTTGTTATTGAAGTGCACTCGAAATATCTCAGTGTCGTGAAACAAAAGCTTGAAGCAGCTTGCATTTCCACTAATGTAATTGGAAAAGTTACTACATCACCAGAAATAGAAGTTCATGTTGATGGCAATCTGCATCTCAAGGAAAAAACCTCCGATCTCAGGGATCTCTGGGAGGAATTGAGCTTCCAGCTTGAGGAGCTACAACGTCTGAAGTCTTGTGTGAAACTTGAGAAAGAAGGACTGAAAAGCAGAACATCACCATCGTGGTCTCTGACTTTCACTCCAAAATTCACAGACGAGAAACTATTGATTGCATCCTCAAAACCGAAGGTTGCCATCATTCGTGAAGAAGGAAGCAATGGGGACAGGGAAATGGCTGCTGCATTCTATGCTGCTGGATTCGAACCATGGGATATCACAATGTCAGACCTCTTGGCAGGGAAGTCTTCTCTTGAGGAGTTCCGTGGGATTGCATTTGTTGGTGGTTTCAGCTATGCAGATGTGCTGGATTCAGCGAAAGGTTGGGCTGCATCAATCAGGTTCAACCAACCCCTCATACAACAATTCCAGGATTTCTACCATAGGCCAGACAcattcagtcttggagtatgcAATGGTTGTCAGCTCATGGCTCTTCTTGGATGGGTGCCAGGATCTGATGTTGGAGGTTCTCTTGGTACAGGTGGAGATATGTCCCAGCCGAGGTTTATTCACAATGAATCCGGCCGTTTCGAGTGCCGGTTTACCAGTGTGTCCATTGGGGATTCTCCTGCTATCATGTTCAATGGGATGGAAGGTTCTACCTTGGGTGTTTGGAGTGCTCATGGTGAGGGAAGAGCTTTCTTCCCAGATGAAAACGTTCTAGCTACTGTTGTGAAGTCTAATCTGGCTCCTGTGCGATATTGCGATGATGCTAATAACATTACTGAAACCTATCCCTTCAACCCCAATGGTTCTCCACTAGGCATTGCAGCCCTTTGCTCCCCTGATGGAAGGCACCTCGCTATGATGCCTCACCCTGAACGTTGCTTCATGATGTGGCAGTATCCATGGTATCCTAAGGAATGGCAGGTTGAGAAGAGTGGCCCCAGCCCTTGGCTACGGATGTTCCAGAATGCTCGAGAATGGTGCTCATAA